A genomic window from Streptomyces sp. NBC_00234 includes:
- a CDS encoding globin domain-containing protein, which produces MLSESSTVTVRATLPAVGAAVGDIADLFYRKLFDAHPELLRDLFNRGNQASGAQRQALAGSIAAFATHLVEHPDTRPDVMLSRIAHKHASLGVTAEQYKVVHTHLFAAIAEVLGDAVTPEVAAAWDEVYWLMANALIAIEDRLYAQQGVVAGDVWREWEVTGRTEETEDVATFRISPADGTPAPVFRPGQYVSVQVELPDGARQIRQYSLSSAPGSPQRSITVKRVRGGDTPDGEVSRHLHAHTRPGDRLRVSAPYGDLVLDAVDAPLFLASAGIGCTPMLSMLDHLSSTGHRSPVTVVHGDRSPADHALRADHTRLTDRLPDASAHFWYENPAPGHPADRTGLVDLTDLVVPAGTHAYLCGPLPFMRTVRAQLLAKGLPAADIHYEVFGPDLWLAQA; this is translated from the coding sequence ATGCTCTCCGAGTCGTCGACCGTCACTGTCCGTGCCACGCTGCCCGCCGTCGGAGCGGCCGTGGGAGACATCGCGGACCTCTTCTACCGGAAGCTGTTCGACGCCCACCCCGAGCTGCTGCGGGACCTCTTCAACCGGGGCAACCAGGCGTCCGGGGCGCAGCGTCAGGCGCTCGCCGGTTCGATAGCCGCCTTCGCCACGCACCTGGTCGAGCACCCGGACACCCGCCCCGACGTGATGCTGAGCCGCATCGCCCACAAGCACGCCTCGCTCGGCGTGACGGCGGAGCAGTACAAGGTCGTGCACACCCACCTCTTCGCCGCCATCGCCGAGGTGCTCGGCGACGCGGTCACCCCCGAGGTCGCCGCCGCCTGGGACGAGGTCTACTGGCTGATGGCCAACGCCCTGATCGCCATCGAGGACCGGCTGTACGCCCAGCAGGGCGTCGTCGCCGGTGACGTCTGGCGCGAGTGGGAGGTCACCGGCCGGACCGAGGAGACCGAGGACGTCGCCACCTTCCGGATCAGCCCCGCCGACGGCACGCCCGCCCCCGTCTTCCGGCCGGGCCAGTACGTCTCCGTACAGGTGGAACTCCCCGACGGAGCCCGCCAGATACGCCAGTACAGCCTCTCCAGCGCCCCGGGTTCGCCCCAGCGCTCGATCACCGTCAAGCGGGTGCGCGGCGGCGACACCCCCGACGGAGAGGTCTCGCGGCACCTGCACGCCCACACGCGTCCCGGTGACCGGCTGCGCGTCTCCGCCCCCTACGGGGACCTCGTGCTCGACGCGGTCGACGCCCCGCTGTTCCTCGCCTCGGCCGGCATCGGCTGCACCCCGATGCTCTCGATGCTGGACCACCTGTCGTCCACCGGCCACCGTTCGCCCGTGACGGTCGTGCACGGCGACCGGTCCCCCGCCGACCACGCCCTGCGCGCGGACCACACCCGTCTCACGGACCGGCTCCCCGACGCCTCCGCGCACTTCTGGTACGAGAACCCCGCACCCGGCCACCCCGCCGACCGCACGGGCCTGGTCGACCTGACGGACCTCGTGGTCCCGGCCGGCACGCACGCCTACCTCTGCGGGCCCCTGCCGTTCATGCGCACGGTCCGCGCCCAGCTGCTGGCCAAGGGTCTTCCCGCGGCGGACATCCACTACGAGGTGTTCGGCCCCGACCTGTGGCTCGCACAGGCCTAA
- a CDS encoding UBP-type zinc finger domain-containing protein, translated as MSECPHVLELPRPEPAPRSGTCTECLAVGSHPVQLRLCLACGHVGCCDSSPLRHATGHFEETGHPVMRSFEAGESWRWCFQDGSIV; from the coding sequence ATGAGTGAGTGCCCGCATGTTCTGGAACTTCCGCGCCCCGAGCCCGCCCCGCGCAGCGGGACGTGCACGGAATGCCTCGCCGTCGGCAGCCACCCCGTGCAACTGCGCCTCTGTCTCGCCTGCGGGCACGTCGGATGCTGCGACTCCTCGCCCCTGCGGCACGCGACGGGGCACTTCGAGGAGACCGGTCACCCGGTGATGCGGAGCTTCGAAGCGGGCGAGAGCTGGCGTTGGTGCTTCCAGGACGGTTCGATCGTCTGA
- a CDS encoding diacylglycerol/lipid kinase family protein, with protein sequence MRALLVVNPAATTTSARTRDVLIHALASEMKIEAVTTEYRGHARDLGRRAADSDDIDLVVALGGDGTVNEVVNGLLHKGPDVDNLPSLAVVPGGSTNVFARALGLPNDAVEATGAILDALAQRSERTVGLGLAAGTPGTEDESVPERWFTFCAGLGFDAGVIGRVEQKRERGKRSTHALYVRQVVRQFLEEPHRRHGLITLDVPGQDPVTDLALSIICNTAPWTYLGNRPMYASPKASFDTALDILGLKRLSTPAVARYGTQLLTSSPEKGPHGKHAVSLHDLTDFTLHSKAPLPFQMDGDHLGLRTSVTFTGVRRALRVIV encoded by the coding sequence ATGCGCGCACTCCTCGTGGTCAACCCAGCTGCCACCACTACCAGTGCGCGCACGCGTGACGTGCTGATTCACGCTCTGGCGAGCGAGATGAAGATCGAAGCAGTGACCACGGAGTACCGCGGGCACGCCCGGGACCTCGGCCGCCGGGCCGCCGACTCCGACGACATCGACCTGGTGGTCGCCCTCGGCGGTGACGGCACGGTCAACGAGGTCGTGAACGGGCTGTTGCACAAGGGGCCCGATGTAGACAATCTCCCGAGCCTGGCCGTGGTCCCCGGCGGTTCCACCAACGTCTTCGCGCGCGCCCTCGGGCTGCCCAACGACGCCGTGGAGGCGACCGGCGCCATTCTGGACGCCCTGGCCCAACGCAGCGAGCGCACGGTCGGCCTGGGGCTCGCGGCCGGCACACCGGGGACGGAGGACGAGTCCGTTCCGGAGCGCTGGTTCACTTTCTGTGCCGGTCTCGGATTCGACGCCGGCGTGATCGGCCGGGTCGAACAGAAACGCGAACGCGGCAAGCGTTCGACGCATGCGCTGTACGTCCGCCAGGTGGTCCGCCAGTTCCTGGAGGAGCCGCACCGGCGGCACGGTCTGATCACCCTCGACGTGCCCGGCCAGGACCCCGTCACGGACCTCGCGCTGTCCATAATCTGCAACACCGCTCCCTGGACCTACCTGGGGAATCGTCCGATGTACGCCTCTCCGAAGGCGTCCTTCGACACTGCCCTGGACATCCTCGGCCTGAAGCGGCTTTCGACCCCCGCGGTGGCCCGTTACGGCACCCAGCTGCTCACTTCGAGCCCCGAGAAGGGCCCGCACGGCAAGCACGCGGTTTCACTTCACGACCTCACCGACTTCACCTTGCATTCAAAGGCCCCACTGCCCTTCCAGATGGACGGTGACCACCTGGGGCTGCGTACGAGCGTGACGTTCACAGGCGTACGCCGTGCACTGCGTGTGATTGTGTGA
- a CDS encoding RNA polymerase sigma factor SigF: MSDGNGDGPVRDETIRPGVVRATGIPEQQARPHPVDGADGTQGRTAAVEQSQAERTVQMSEHGHHDPRDRSAARALFIELRELPDGSTEKAELRNRLVRMHLPLVEHLARRFRNRGEPLDDLTQVATIGLIKSVDRFDPDRGVEFSTYATPTVVGEIKRHFRDKGWAVRVPRRLQELRLSLTTATAELSQQHGRSPTVHELAERLGISEEEVLEGLESANAYSTLSLDVPDTDDESPAVADTLGSEDEALEGVEYRESLKPLLEDLPPREKRILLLRFFGNMTQSQIAQEVGISQMHVSRLLARTLAQLRERLLVEE; the protein is encoded by the coding sequence GTGAGCGACGGGAACGGGGACGGACCTGTGCGGGACGAGACGATCCGCCCCGGGGTGGTGCGCGCGACGGGCATCCCGGAGCAACAGGCCAGGCCGCACCCGGTGGACGGGGCGGACGGGACGCAAGGCCGTACGGCCGCGGTGGAGCAGTCGCAGGCAGAGCGGACGGTCCAGATGAGCGAGCACGGGCACCACGATCCACGCGACCGCAGCGCGGCGCGGGCACTCTTCATCGAGCTGCGGGAGCTGCCCGACGGCTCGACCGAGAAGGCGGAGCTGCGCAACCGGCTGGTGCGGATGCACCTGCCGCTCGTGGAGCACCTGGCCCGCCGTTTCCGTAACCGCGGGGAGCCGCTGGACGACCTGACCCAGGTCGCCACGATCGGCCTGATCAAGTCGGTGGACCGGTTCGATCCGGACCGCGGCGTGGAGTTCTCCACGTACGCGACCCCCACGGTGGTCGGGGAGATCAAGCGCCACTTCCGTGACAAGGGCTGGGCCGTTCGGGTGCCGCGGCGCCTCCAGGAACTCCGCCTGTCGCTGACCACGGCCACCGCCGAGCTCTCCCAGCAGCACGGACGTTCCCCGACGGTGCACGAGCTGGCGGAACGGCTGGGCATCTCCGAGGAAGAGGTCCTGGAGGGCCTGGAATCGGCCAACGCCTACAGCACGCTGTCGCTGGACGTCCCGGACACGGACGACGAGTCCCCCGCGGTCGCGGACACACTGGGCTCCGAGGACGAGGCGCTGGAAGGCGTCGAGTACCGCGAGTCGCTGAAGCCGCTGCTGGAGGACCTGCCGCCGCGCGAGAAGCGCATTCTGCTGCTGCGCTTCTTCGGGAACATGACCCAGTCGCAGATCGCGCAGGAGGTCGGCATCTCGCAGATGCACGTCTCGCGACTGCTGGCCCGCACGCTCGCACAGCTGCGCGAGCGCCTGCTCGTCGAGGAGTAG
- a CDS encoding Na+/H+ antiporter, whose product MDALPLVALVAASAAVAGAARRTPVPAPLLLVLAGLLASYLPGVPTYTLDAHIVLPLLLPPLLYTAAVDSSYLDLRANIRPIALLSVGYVLFATLAVGWLAYLLVPGLPLTAALVLGAVIAPPDAVTAAAIARRVGLPARVTTILQGESLVNDATAITAFKVALAAAVGEGVGWGAGIGEFLLAAVGGVGVGLLLMVPLHWLRTHLKEALLQNTLSLLIPFVAYAAAERVHASGVLAVVVVALYLGHRSWQVDFATRLQEAAVWKMVAFILESAVFALIGLQLSFVLKGLGTYSVGEALWYAVAVFLVVVVVRFVWVYPATYLPRWLSKRIREREPGTDWTAPLIVGWAGMRGVVSLAIAFSIPMLTDDGDVFPARNLVLFLTFTTVIGTLVIQGLTLPLLVRVLKLPGRDLRAETLAEAQAQSQASTAAEARLDELLADPGNCLPDPLADRLRTVLERRRNAVWERLGAANPVTGESADDTYRRLAREMIDAEREVFVRLRDERRIDDEMMRTLLRRLDLEEAAAYRESDDA is encoded by the coding sequence ATGGACGCATTGCCGCTGGTGGCACTGGTCGCGGCCAGTGCGGCGGTGGCGGGGGCCGCGCGCCGGACCCCGGTGCCCGCACCCCTGCTCCTGGTGCTCGCGGGGCTGCTGGCCTCGTACCTGCCCGGTGTGCCGACGTACACCCTGGACGCCCACATCGTCCTGCCGCTGCTCCTGCCGCCGCTGCTCTACACGGCGGCGGTGGACAGCTCCTACCTCGACCTGAGGGCCAACATCCGGCCGATCGCCCTGCTGTCGGTCGGTTACGTGCTCTTCGCGACCCTCGCCGTCGGCTGGCTTGCCTACCTGCTCGTGCCCGGACTGCCGCTCACGGCCGCCCTGGTGCTCGGCGCGGTGATCGCTCCGCCGGACGCGGTCACCGCCGCGGCGATCGCGCGCCGGGTGGGGCTGCCCGCCAGGGTGACCACGATCCTCCAGGGCGAGTCCCTGGTGAACGACGCCACCGCGATCACCGCCTTCAAGGTCGCACTCGCCGCCGCCGTCGGCGAAGGGGTCGGCTGGGGCGCCGGGATCGGCGAGTTCCTGCTGGCCGCGGTCGGCGGCGTGGGGGTCGGCCTGCTGCTGATGGTGCCGCTGCACTGGCTCCGTACGCACCTCAAGGAAGCCCTGCTCCAGAACACCCTGTCCCTGCTGATCCCCTTCGTCGCCTACGCGGCGGCGGAACGGGTGCACGCCTCCGGAGTGCTCGCGGTGGTGGTCGTCGCGCTGTACCTGGGGCACCGTTCCTGGCAGGTCGACTTCGCCACACGCCTCCAGGAGGCCGCGGTCTGGAAGATGGTCGCGTTCATCCTGGAGTCCGCGGTCTTCGCGCTCATCGGCCTGCAGCTGTCCTTCGTACTGAAGGGCCTCGGAACGTACAGCGTCGGCGAGGCCCTCTGGTACGCGGTCGCCGTCTTCCTGGTGGTCGTGGTGGTCCGCTTCGTCTGGGTCTATCCGGCGACCTATCTGCCGCGGTGGCTCTCCAAGCGCATCAGGGAGCGTGAGCCCGGGACCGACTGGACCGCGCCCCTCATCGTCGGCTGGGCGGGGATGCGCGGAGTCGTCTCGCTCGCCATCGCCTTCTCCATCCCGATGCTCACGGACGACGGCGACGTGTTCCCGGCCCGCAACCTGGTGCTGTTCCTGACCTTCACGACCGTCATCGGCACCCTGGTGATCCAGGGCCTGACCCTGCCGCTCCTCGTACGCGTGCTGAAGCTCCCCGGGCGTGACCTCCGCGCGGAGACGCTGGCCGAGGCGCAGGCCCAGAGCCAGGCGTCCACGGCGGCCGAGGCGCGCCTGGACGAGCTGCTCGCCGACCCGGGCAACTGTCTGCCCGATCCGCTCGCCGACCGGCTGCGCACGGTCCTGGAGCGCCGCCGCAACGCCGTGTGGGAGCGGCTCGGCGCGGCCAACCCGGTCACCGGGGAGTCGGCGGACGACACCTACCGCCGGCTCGCCCGCGAGATGATCGACGCCGAGCGCGAGGTCTTCGTCCGGCTGAGGGACGAGCGGCGCATCGACGACGAGATGATGCGCACGCTGCTGCGCCGGCTGGACCTGGAGGAGGCGGCGGCCTACCGGGAGTCAGACGACGCCTAG
- a CDS encoding anti-sigma regulatory factor: protein MSQIAGEPGNQDFVEVRLPAAGAYLSVLRTATAGLAARLDFTLDEIEDLRIAVDEACAILLQQAVPGSVLSCVFRLVDDSLEVTVSAPTTDGRAPERDTFAWTVLSALAGKVDSTVADDRTVSISLYKQRGAGPGPA from the coding sequence GTGTCCCAGATCGCAGGCGAGCCCGGGAATCAGGACTTCGTAGAGGTCCGGCTGCCCGCTGCGGGTGCCTACCTGTCGGTGCTGCGAACGGCCACGGCCGGTCTCGCAGCGCGTTTGGACTTCACTCTCGACGAGATCGAGGATCTTCGTATCGCGGTCGACGAGGCCTGCGCGATCCTGCTTCAGCAGGCCGTGCCGGGCTCCGTCCTCAGCTGCGTGTTCCGGCTCGTCGACGATTCCCTCGAGGTGACCGTGTCGGCACCGACCACGGACGGCCGCGCCCCGGAGCGCGACACCTTCGCCTGGACGGTGCTCTCGGCACTGGCCGGAAAGGTCGACTCCACGGTCGCGGACGACCGTACGGTCAGCATCAGCCTCTACAAACAGCGCGGCGCGGGACCCGGGCCGGCGTGA
- the nagB gene encoding glucosamine-6-phosphate deaminase, whose amino-acid sequence MEVVIVPDATAGGELIAEAIGALLSRKPDALLGVATGSTPLPIYQALAAKVRSGAVDASRARICQLDEYVGLRPGHPESYRSVVLREVVEPLGLSEASFMGPDGSAEDVQAACEAYDRALAEAGGVDLQLLGIGTDGHIGFNEPCSSLASRTRIKTLTQQTRIDNARFFDNDIDQVPHHVITQGIGTILESRHPILLATGEGKAEAVAQTVEGPVASIVPASALQLHPHATVVVDEAAASKLKLGDYFRATYAAKPSWQGI is encoded by the coding sequence GTGGAAGTTGTCATCGTCCCGGACGCCACGGCAGGCGGCGAGCTCATCGCGGAGGCCATCGGAGCCCTGCTGAGCCGCAAGCCCGACGCCCTGCTCGGCGTTGCCACCGGCTCGACCCCGCTGCCCATCTACCAGGCGCTGGCCGCCAAGGTCCGCTCCGGGGCCGTGGACGCCTCGCGGGCCCGCATCTGCCAGCTCGACGAGTACGTCGGACTGCGCCCCGGCCACCCCGAGTCGTACCGCTCGGTGGTGCTGCGCGAGGTCGTGGAGCCGCTGGGTCTGTCCGAGGCGTCCTTCATGGGCCCGGACGGCTCCGCCGAGGACGTCCAGGCGGCCTGCGAGGCGTACGACAGGGCACTCGCCGAGGCGGGCGGGGTGGACCTCCAGCTGCTCGGCATCGGCACCGACGGGCACATCGGCTTCAACGAGCCGTGCTCCTCGCTCGCGTCCCGTACGCGGATCAAGACGCTGACGCAGCAGACGCGGATCGACAACGCGCGCTTCTTCGACAACGACATCGACCAGGTGCCGCACCACGTCATCACCCAGGGCATCGGCACGATCCTGGAGTCCCGCCACCCGATCCTGCTGGCCACCGGCGAGGGCAAGGCCGAGGCGGTCGCCCAGACCGTGGAGGGGCCGGTCGCCTCGATCGTCCCGGCGTCGGCGCTGCAGCTGCATCCGCACGCGACGGTGGTGGTCGACGAGGCCGCCGCGTCGAAGCTGAAGCTGGGCGACTACTTCCGCGCCACGTACGCGGCGAAGCCGTCCTGGCAGGGCATCTAG
- a CDS encoding sensor histidine kinase: protein MNDLVRQHTALSDTDLEWLHLLVSEWQLLSDLSFADLVLWVPTRDGTRYVSVAQMRPNTGPTSYQDDMVGHLVPRGRRPLLDAALDEGRIVREGDPEWREEVPVRVESIPVRREGRVLGVIARNTNLLTVRTPSRLELTYLQSASDLAQMIAAGAFPFPGQQVDMDASPRVGDGLIRLDADGIVQYASPNGLSAYHRLGLASDLVGHHLGTTTAELAPSRGPVDEALVKVASGYAPREFEVECASGVIQLRAIPLKPKGVRIGSLVLLRDVTELRRRERELITKDATIREIHHRVKNNLQTVAALLRLQSRRMDSEQGREALNEAVRRVGSIAIVHETLSQNLDERVEFDEIADRVIAMVAEISPGKVTCRRTGRFGILDAEVATPLSMVLTEVLQNALEHAFTVAERGTVEVSAVRGGSPADARLLITVSDDGRGLPEGFDPKRAGNLGLQIVRTLVEGELGGTFGMVPGPERGTQVILDIPVGSEK from the coding sequence ATGAACGACCTCGTCCGCCAGCACACAGCCCTGAGCGATACCGACCTCGAGTGGCTCCACCTGCTGGTCTCGGAGTGGCAGCTGCTCTCCGACCTGTCCTTCGCCGACCTCGTCCTGTGGGTGCCGACCCGCGACGGGACCCGCTATGTGTCCGTGGCACAGATGCGGCCCAACACCGGCCCCACCTCCTACCAGGACGACATGGTCGGCCATCTGGTGCCGCGCGGCCGGCGTCCGCTGCTGGACGCCGCCCTGGACGAGGGCCGGATCGTGCGCGAGGGCGACCCGGAGTGGCGCGAGGAGGTTCCGGTACGGGTCGAGTCCATCCCCGTACGCCGTGAGGGCCGCGTCCTCGGTGTGATCGCCCGCAACACCAACCTCCTCACCGTCCGTACGCCCTCCCGGCTGGAGCTCACCTACCTCCAGTCCGCGTCCGACCTGGCCCAGATGATCGCCGCCGGGGCCTTCCCGTTCCCCGGGCAGCAGGTCGACATGGACGCGTCGCCGCGTGTCGGCGACGGTCTGATCAGGCTCGATGCCGACGGGATCGTCCAGTACGCCAGCCCCAACGGCCTCTCCGCCTACCACCGCCTCGGCCTCGCCTCCGACCTCGTCGGCCACCACCTCGGCACCACCACGGCCGAACTGGCCCCTTCCCGGGGCCCGGTGGACGAGGCCCTGGTCAAGGTGGCCAGCGGTTACGCGCCCCGCGAGTTCGAGGTGGAGTGCGCCAGCGGCGTGATCCAGCTGAGGGCCATCCCGCTCAAGCCCAAGGGCGTCCGGATCGGGTCGCTGGTCCTCCTCCGGGACGTCACCGAACTGCGCCGCCGCGAGCGCGAGTTGATCACCAAGGACGCCACCATCCGGGAGATCCACCACCGGGTGAAGAACAACCTCCAGACGGTGGCCGCCCTGTTGCGCCTCCAGTCCCGCCGGATGGATTCCGAGCAGGGCCGCGAGGCGCTCAACGAGGCGGTACGGCGGGTCGGTTCGATCGCCATCGTCCATGAGACGCTGTCTCAGAACCTGGACGAGCGGGTCGAGTTCGACGAGATCGCGGACCGGGTCATCGCGATGGTCGCGGAGATCTCCCCGGGCAAGGTCACCTGCCGCCGGACCGGCCGTTTCGGAATTCTCGACGCGGAAGTGGCCACACCGCTCTCGATGGTCCTCACGGAGGTCCTCCAGAACGCCCTGGAGCACGCGTTCACCGTTGCGGAGCGCGGCACGGTGGAGGTCTCGGCGGTACGGGGCGGATCGCCGGCCGACGCACGGCTGCTGATCACCGTCTCGGACGACGGGCGCGGACTGCCCGAGGGGTTCGACCCGAAGCGGGCCGGGAATCTGGGGCTCCAGATCGTGCGGACCCTGGTGGAGGGCGAGTTGGGCGGCACCTTCGGCATGGTCCCGGGACCCGAACGCGGCACCCAGGTGATCCTGGACATCCCGGTGGGTTCGGAGAAGTAG
- a CDS encoding WhiB family transcriptional regulator → MDWRHNAVCREEDPELFFPIGNTGPALLQIEEAKAVCRRCPVMEQCLQWALESGQDSGVWGGLSEDERRAMKRRAARNRARNASA, encoded by the coding sequence ATGGACTGGCGTCACAACGCCGTTTGTCGTGAGGAAGACCCGGAGCTGTTCTTCCCCATCGGCAACACCGGTCCTGCGCTGCTGCAGATCGAGGAAGCCAAGGCCGTCTGCCGTCGCTGCCCCGTCATGGAGCAGTGCCTGCAGTGGGCGCTCGAGTCCGGCCAGGACTCCGGCGTCTGGGGTGGCCTCAGCGAGGACGAGCGCCGCGCGATGAAGCGCCGTGCCGCTCGCAACCGGGCGCGTAACGCCAGCGCCTGA
- a CDS encoding SIS domain-containing protein: MSATSSATQRDRGEQPGRIMSGEMAEQPAMLRRILERGAPGIRRVAAEIAAKKPRFVLLTARGSSDNAALYAKYLLEIRLGLPCGLASMSTTTAYGAQPDLKDVLVITVSQSGGSPDLIASTKAARAAGAITLAVTNNPDSSLAAVSEYSIDILAGPEKALPATKTYTASLLALYLFVDGLVAGDGPAAAEALPDLAEQILARKDEVTSLASRYRFAERMVITSRGYGYPTAKEAALKLMETSYIPALSYSGADLLHGPLAMVDNISPVIAVVTDGRGGEALQPVLDRLRGRGADLFVVGPKAQVEAASAGFALPTAGVAEELQPILEILPLQMLAYEVTIARGQDPDAPRALAKVTETH; the protein is encoded by the coding sequence ATGTCCGCCACCTCTTCGGCCACGCAGCGGGACCGGGGCGAGCAGCCCGGCCGGATCATGTCCGGCGAGATGGCCGAGCAGCCGGCCATGCTGCGCCGCATCCTTGAGCGGGGCGCCCCCGGGATTCGCCGGGTGGCCGCCGAGATCGCGGCGAAGAAGCCCCGGTTCGTGCTGCTGACGGCCCGCGGTTCCTCGGACAACGCGGCGCTCTACGCCAAGTACCTGCTGGAGATCCGGCTCGGGCTGCCCTGCGGACTCGCCTCGATGTCCACGACGACGGCCTACGGCGCCCAGCCGGACCTCAAGGACGTCCTGGTGATCACCGTCAGCCAGTCGGGCGGCTCGCCCGACCTGATCGCGTCCACGAAGGCCGCCCGCGCCGCCGGGGCGATCACCCTCGCGGTGACCAACAACCCGGACTCGTCGCTCGCCGCCGTGTCCGAGTACAGCATCGACATCCTCGCGGGCCCCGAGAAGGCGCTGCCCGCGACCAAGACGTACACGGCCTCGCTGCTGGCCCTCTACCTCTTCGTGGACGGGCTGGTCGCGGGGGACGGTCCGGCCGCCGCCGAGGCCCTCCCGGACCTGGCCGAACAGATCCTCGCCCGGAAGGACGAGGTCACGTCCCTCGCCTCGCGCTACCGCTTCGCCGAACGCATGGTGATCACCTCGCGCGGCTACGGCTACCCCACAGCCAAGGAAGCGGCCCTGAAGCTGATGGAGACCAGCTACATCCCGGCTCTCTCCTACTCCGGAGCCGACCTGCTGCACGGCCCGCTCGCCATGGTCGACAACATCTCCCCGGTGATCGCCGTCGTCACCGACGGCCGCGGCGGGGAAGCCCTCCAGCCGGTCCTGGACCGCCTGCGGGGCCGCGGCGCCGACCTCTTCGTGGTCGGCCCGAAGGCACAGGTGGAGGCCGCGTCGGCGGGCTTCGCGCTGCCGACGGCGGGAGTGGCGGAGGAGTTGCAGCCGATCCTGGAGATCCTGCCGCTCCAGATGCTGGCCTACGAGGTGACGATCGCCCGCGGTCAGGACCCTGACGCGCCCCGCGCACTGGCCAAGGTCACCGAGACCCACTGA
- a CDS encoding 1-aminocyclopropane-1-carboxylate deaminase/D-cysteine desulfhydrase, with the protein MHHEPPGTPRLRPALPSPLEPAEDERFARRGVQLLLKRDDLIHPDLPGNKWRKLSLNLASAGGRTVLTFGGAYSNHLRATAAAGRLLGFRTVGVVRGEELAHRPLNPSLAQCAADGMRLHFVDRATYRSKTRPDVLKGLLSVFGECVVVPEGGSNALAAQGCTALGRELHGLTDVAAVACGTGGTLAGLAAGLGPGQRALGVPVLRGGFLGEAVRDLQREAFGGPAGQWSLDERFHFGGYARTPPELHAFADDFENRHGLPVERLYVAKLLYALTTLAEEGAFAPGTRVAAVVTGTPF; encoded by the coding sequence GTGCACCACGAACCACCCGGCACGCCCCGGCTGCGACCGGCCCTCCCCTCGCCGCTGGAGCCGGCCGAGGACGAGCGCTTCGCCCGCCGGGGCGTACAGCTGCTGCTCAAGCGCGACGACCTGATCCACCCGGACCTCCCGGGCAACAAATGGCGGAAACTCTCCCTGAACCTGGCCTCCGCCGGCGGCCGTACGGTGCTGACCTTCGGCGGCGCCTACTCCAACCACCTGCGCGCCACCGCCGCCGCCGGACGCCTGCTCGGCTTCCGCACGGTCGGCGTCGTGCGCGGCGAGGAACTGGCGCACCGGCCGCTCAACCCCTCGCTCGCGCAGTGCGCGGCCGACGGCATGCGTCTGCACTTCGTGGACCGCGCCACGTACCGCTCGAAGACCCGTCCTGACGTCCTGAAGGGGCTGCTGAGCGTCTTCGGGGAGTGCGTGGTCGTCCCGGAGGGTGGCAGCAACGCGCTGGCCGCACAGGGCTGTACAGCCCTCGGGCGCGAACTCCACGGCCTGACCGACGTGGCCGCGGTCGCCTGCGGGACGGGCGGGACCCTCGCCGGCCTCGCCGCCGGCCTGGGGCCGGGGCAGCGCGCCCTGGGCGTCCCGGTCCTGCGCGGCGGTTTCCTCGGGGAGGCGGTACGGGACCTGCAGCGGGAGGCGTTCGGCGGCCCGGCCGGACAGTGGTCGCTGGACGAGCGGTTCCACTTCGGCGGCTACGCCCGTACGCCCCCGGAGCTGCACGCCTTCGCCGACGACTTCGAGAACCGGCACGGGCTGCCCGTCGAACGGCTCTACGTGGCCAAGCTCCTGTACGCGCTCACCACCCTCGCCGAGGAGGGCGCGTTCGCCCCGGGGACGCGCGTGGCCGCCGTCGTCACGGGCACACCCTTCTAG
- a CDS encoding N-acetylmuramoyl-L-alanine amidase, protein MSSPMSASSFLDALKDEDLTVVQVGDWRTHNRNHKGPWGPVHGVMIHHTVTRGTARTVELCRDGHPDLPGPLCHGVIAKDGRVHLVGYGRTNHAGLGDDEVLRAVVAEKRLPADNEANTDGNRYFYGFECENLGDGKDPWPAVQLEAIERAASAICRYHHWGAPSVIGHREWQPGKVDPRGFSMAAMRARIHERLK, encoded by the coding sequence ATGTCCTCACCCATGTCCGCGAGCAGCTTCCTCGACGCCCTGAAGGACGAAGATCTCACCGTCGTCCAGGTCGGCGACTGGCGCACCCACAACCGCAACCACAAGGGCCCCTGGGGACCGGTGCACGGTGTGATGATCCATCACACCGTGACCAGGGGCACCGCCCGTACCGTCGAGCTCTGCCGTGACGGCCACCCGGACCTCCCGGGCCCGCTCTGCCACGGAGTGATCGCCAAGGACGGCCGGGTCCACCTGGTCGGCTACGGCCGCACCAACCACGCGGGACTCGGCGACGACGAGGTCCTGCGCGCGGTCGTCGCGGAGAAGCGCCTCCCCGCGGACAACGAGGCCAACACCGACGGAAACCGCTACTTCTACGGATTCGAGTGCGAGAACCTCGGCGACGGCAAGGATCCCTGGCCCGCCGTCCAGCTCGAAGCCATCGAGCGGGCCGCCTCGGCGATCTGCCGCTATCACCACTGGGGCGCGCCCTCGGTGATCGGTCACCGGGAGTGGCAGCCCGGCAAGGTCGACCCGCGCGGGTTCTCGATGGCCGCCATGCGGGCCCGTATCCACGAACGCCTCAAGTGA